Proteins encoded by one window of Vigna radiata var. radiata cultivar VC1973A chromosome 5, Vradiata_ver6, whole genome shotgun sequence:
- the LOC106761243 gene encoding protein starmaker isoform X2, producing the protein MPGKPNSDPRTLSCVPVSETEEKLDSLNHEELDGKNHEELDSKNHKERSGNHEKGSMNHEEEGSKNHEEKDFKTREEDSKNHVGEDSKTREEGSKNPXEEDSKDHEEEGSKKEVEESSKNYEEEGSNNNKEENPKTREEDSKNHEEKDSKNLEEKDSKNHEEEDSKDHEXIDSKKHXKSYSKKHEKKDIKKKLKVPMVPMVESIIQARVRKLTESLRQEELDRQAWVSAHMAEWLEAEANMDIQYLKKSFPDISQQSLRDVYLVNCGDLEDTMDMLSLLEVLFYIYIIILFRLRHLKVLWLYAFFFLCVVYIICCMNHWLRYDAE; encoded by the exons ATGCCAGGAAAGCCTAATTCGGATCCGCGTACACTCTCATGTGTTCCAGTCTCCGAGACTGAAGAAAAACTGGATTCTCTGAATCACGAAGAATTGGATGGTAAGAATCACGAAGAACTAGATTCCAAGAATCACAAAGAACGTTCCGGTAATCACGAAAAAGGTTCCATGAATCACGAAGAAGAAGGTTCCAAGAATCACGAGGAGAAAGATTTCAAGACTCGCGAAGAAGATTCCAAGAACCACGTTGGGGAAGATTCCAAGACTCGCGAAGAAGGTTCCAAGAATCCCNTAGAAGAAGATTCCAAGGATCACGAAGAAGAAGGTTCTAAGAAAGAAGTAGAAGAAAGTTCAAAGAATTATGAAGAAGAAGGTTCCAACAATAACAAGGAGGAAAATCCCAAGACTCGCGAAGAAGATTCCAAGAACCATGAAGAGAAAGATTCCAAGAACCTCGAAGAGAAAGACTCCAAGAACCACGAAGAAGAGGATTCCAAGGATCACGAANAAATTGATTCCAAGAAACACANAAAGAGTTATTCCAAGAAGCACGAAAAAAAAGATATCAAGAAAAAGCTAAAAGTTCCGATGGTTCCGATGGTTGAGAGCATTATTCAAGCTCGTGTCAGAAAACTTACCGAGTCTTTGCGTCAAGAGGAGCTCGACCGACAAGCTTGGGTTTCTGCACATATGGCAGAGTGGCTTGAGGCAGAAGCTAACATGGATATTCAATATCTAAAGAAGTCATTTCCTGATATTTCTCAACAATCCCTTAGAGATGTATACCTTGTCAACTGTGGTGATCTGGAAGATACCATGGACATGCTCAGCCTGCTTGaggtattatttt atatatatatcattattttgttcAGACTTCGTCATCTCAAAGTTTTGTGGCTTTAtgcattcttttttctttgtgttgtgtatATTATATGTTGCATGAATCATTGGTTACGGTATGATGCTGAGTGA
- the LOC106761084 gene encoding psbP domain-containing protein 5, chloroplastic — protein sequence MVLPSSSLSLSFFFPTSTLLPNNLIFRNNNRAIFNQHNFPLSKERLRFSCCALKPTSQNRVFRRDLVLLGLTSVSLRWPLSVALAEEEPTMASFLDEINAYSYLYPVESPSNNISLKWVESRKPERYSSAAPLSPDARLRIVSERVDFIDNVIISVTIGPPNASYIKSKDKSTWTAKDVADSVLADRSSLRVTSTQRLEESSVLNTHSSEIDGEKYWYYEYLVRKAPLRLTDESNTYRHYLASTAERDGYLYSISASTISPRWEKLGPFLEKAVSSFRLLSPTENYVPPYKDPWRFW from the exons ATGGTTTtaccttcttcttctctctccctttccttcttcttccccaCTTCTACTCTTCTTCCTAATAACCTTATCTTCAG AAACAACAACAGGGCTATCTTTAACCAACACAATTTCCCATTATCAAAGGAAAGACTACGTTTTTCATGTTGTGCTCTAAAACCCACTTCGCAAAACAGGGTTTTTAGAAGGGATTTGGTGTTGTTAGGCTTGACTTCGGTTTCTCTAAGATGGCCACTTTCAG TGGCTCTTGCTGAAGAAGAGCCCACAATGGCTTcgtttttagatgaaataaacgCCTATTCTTATCTGTACCCTGTTGAGTCGCCTTCCAACAATATTTCCCTCAAATG GGTAGAATCCCGCAAGCCAGAGCGATATTCATCTGCCGCACCACTTTCTC CTGATGCACGCCTGCGCATTGTGTCCGAGCGTGTAGACTTCATTGATAATGTCATCATTTCTGTCACG ATAGGTCCACCAAATGCAAGCTATATAAAATCAAAGGATAAGAGTACATGGACTGCAAAAGATGTTGCTGATTCAGTGTTAGCTGACAGATCTTCACTG CGAGTTACCTCAACTCAGCGTTTAGAAGAGAGTTCGGTTCTCAATACCCATTCTAGTGAA ATTGATGGTGAGAAGTACTGGTATTATGAATACCTTGTTCGTAAAGCACCTTTGAGACTA ACTGATGAATCAAATACTTACCGGCATTATCTTGCTTCAACAGCTGAAAGAGATG GTTATTTGTACTCTATCAGTGCTTCAACCATCAGCCCACGGTGGGAAAAg CTGGGGCCTTTCCTTGAAAAGGCAGTGAGTTCGTTTCGTCTCCTTAGTCCAACAGAAAATTATGTTCCTCCCTACAAAGATCCCTGGAGATTTTGGTGa
- the LOC106761323 gene encoding dnaJ homolog subfamily B member 1 isoform X2 yields the protein MKWHPDKNPNNKKEAEANFKQISEAYEVLSDPQRRLVYDQYGEEGLKDKPPDEPSNGFNPRNAEDIFAEFFGSSPFGFGSSGPGKSKRFPSDGGTTTFGGFSAKDNNFRSYSTGRGNVLKKPLPVESKLPCSLEELYTGSTRKMKISRKTVDANGWTVPETEILTIDVKPGWKKGTKITFPEKGNQEPNQLPADLVFVIDEKPHDVFKRDGNDLIVNKRVSLAEAIGGTTINLNTLDGRSLNVQVTDIVSPGYEMNVAKEGMPITKEPGHRGDLKIKFDVSFPTKLTPEQRAGLKRALTS from the exons ATGAAATGGCACCCTGATAAGaaccccaacaacaaaaaggaAGCTGAAGCCAATTTCAAACAGATTTCAGAGGCTTACGAG GTGCTGAGTGACCCTCAAAGAAGGTTAGTTTATGATCAATATGGAGAGGAGGGATTGAAAGATAAGCCACCGGACGAACCATCAAATGGGTTCAACCCCAGAAATGCAGAGGATATTTTTGCAGAATTCTTTGGAAGTAGCCCTTTTGGATTTGGATCATCTGGGCCAGGGAAATCTAAGAGATTCCCCTCTGATGGAGGGACTACAACATTTGGTGGATTTAGTGCAAAGGATAATAATTTTCGATCATATAGTACTGGACGGGGGAATGTGCTAAAGAAGCCACTACCTGTGGAATCCAAACTGCCTTGCTCTTTGGAGGAATTGTACACTGGCTCTACTAGGAAAATGAAGATCTCAAGGAAGACCGTTGATGCTAACGG ATGGACAGTTCCGGAAACAGAGATATTGACCATTGATGTGAAGCCGGGTTGGAAGAAAGGGACAAAGATTACGTTCCCTGAGAAAGGGAATCAAGAACCAAATCAACTGCCTGCAGACCTTGTGTTTGTGATTGACGAGAAGCCTCATGATGTGTTTAAGAGAGACGGGAATGACCTTATTGTGAACAAAAGGGTATCATTGGCTGAGGCCATTGGAGGAACCACAATAAACCTCAACACGCTTGATGGACGAAGTTTAAATGTTCAAGTCACTGACATTGTGAGTCCTGGTTACGAGATGAATGTTGCAAAAGAAGGGATGCCAATAACAAAGGAGCCTGGTCATAGGGGTGATCTCAAGATCAAATTTGATGTCAGTTTTCCTACAAAGTTGACCCCAGAGCAACGAGCAGGACTCAAGAGAGCACTCACAAGTTGA
- the LOC106761243 gene encoding protein starmaker isoform X3, with amino-acid sequence MPGKPNSDPRTLSCVPVSETEEKLDSLNHEELDGKNHEELDSKNHKERSGNHEKGSMNHEEEGSKNHEEKDFKTREEDSKNHVGEDSKTREEGSKNPXEEDSKDHEEEGSKKEVEESSKNYEEEGSNNNKEENPKTREEDSKNHEEKDSKNLEEKDSKNHEEEDSKDHEXIDSKKHXKSYSKKHEKKDIKKKLKVPMVPMVESIIQARVRKLTESLRQEELDRQAWVSAHMAEWLEAEANMDIQYLKKSFPDISQQSLRDVYLVNCGDLEDTMDMLSLLESNDLGPSEIPDRDDPSELVPADDDSTSPKEKQPEK; translated from the exons ATGCCAGGAAAGCCTAATTCGGATCCGCGTACACTCTCATGTGTTCCAGTCTCCGAGACTGAAGAAAAACTGGATTCTCTGAATCACGAAGAATTGGATGGTAAGAATCACGAAGAACTAGATTCCAAGAATCACAAAGAACGTTCCGGTAATCACGAAAAAGGTTCCATGAATCACGAAGAAGAAGGTTCCAAGAATCACGAGGAGAAAGATTTCAAGACTCGCGAAGAAGATTCCAAGAACCACGTTGGGGAAGATTCCAAGACTCGCGAAGAAGGTTCCAAGAATCCCNTAGAAGAAGATTCCAAGGATCACGAAGAAGAAGGTTCTAAGAAAGAAGTAGAAGAAAGTTCAAAGAATTATGAAGAAGAAGGTTCCAACAATAACAAGGAGGAAAATCCCAAGACTCGCGAAGAAGATTCCAAGAACCATGAAGAGAAAGATTCCAAGAACCTCGAAGAGAAAGACTCCAAGAACCACGAAGAAGAGGATTCCAAGGATCACGAANAAATTGATTCCAAGAAACACANAAAGAGTTATTCCAAGAAGCACGAAAAAAAAGATATCAAGAAAAAGCTAAAAGTTCCGATGGTTCCGATGGTTGAGAGCATTATTCAAGCTCGTGTCAGAAAACTTACCGAGTCTTTGCGTCAAGAGGAGCTCGACCGACAAGCTTGGGTTTCTGCACATATGGCAGAGTGGCTTGAGGCAGAAGCTAACATGGATATTCAATATCTAAAGAAGTCATTTCCTGATATTTCTCAACAATCCCTTAGAGATGTATACCTTGTCAACTGTGGTGATCTGGAAGATACCATGGACATGCTCAGCCTGCTTGag AGTAATGACTTGGGGCCTTCTGAAATACCCGATAGGGATGATCCTTCAGAACTTGTGCCGGCAGATGATGATTCTACTTCACCAAAAGAGAAGCAACCTGAAAAATAA
- the LOC106761323 gene encoding dnaJ homolog subfamily B member 4 isoform X1: protein MGVDYYDVLKVNRNATEDDVKKSYRKLAMKWHPDKNPNNKKEAEANFKQISEAYEVLSDPQRRLVYDQYGEEGLKDKPPDEPSNGFNPRNAEDIFAEFFGSSPFGFGSSGPGKSKRFPSDGGTTTFGGFSAKDNNFRSYSTGRGNVLKKPLPVESKLPCSLEELYTGSTRKMKISRKTVDANGWTVPETEILTIDVKPGWKKGTKITFPEKGNQEPNQLPADLVFVIDEKPHDVFKRDGNDLIVNKRVSLAEAIGGTTINLNTLDGRSLNVQVTDIVSPGYEMNVAKEGMPITKEPGHRGDLKIKFDVSFPTKLTPEQRAGLKRALTS, encoded by the exons atgggtGTGGATTACTATGATGTGTTGAAGGTTAACAGAAATGCTACGGAGGATGATGTCAAGAAATCATACAGAAAGTTGGCCATGAAATGGCACCCTGATAAGaaccccaacaacaaaaaggaAGCTGAAGCCAATTTCAAACAGATTTCAGAGGCTTACGAG GTGCTGAGTGACCCTCAAAGAAGGTTAGTTTATGATCAATATGGAGAGGAGGGATTGAAAGATAAGCCACCGGACGAACCATCAAATGGGTTCAACCCCAGAAATGCAGAGGATATTTTTGCAGAATTCTTTGGAAGTAGCCCTTTTGGATTTGGATCATCTGGGCCAGGGAAATCTAAGAGATTCCCCTCTGATGGAGGGACTACAACATTTGGTGGATTTAGTGCAAAGGATAATAATTTTCGATCATATAGTACTGGACGGGGGAATGTGCTAAAGAAGCCACTACCTGTGGAATCCAAACTGCCTTGCTCTTTGGAGGAATTGTACACTGGCTCTACTAGGAAAATGAAGATCTCAAGGAAGACCGTTGATGCTAACGG ATGGACAGTTCCGGAAACAGAGATATTGACCATTGATGTGAAGCCGGGTTGGAAGAAAGGGACAAAGATTACGTTCCCTGAGAAAGGGAATCAAGAACCAAATCAACTGCCTGCAGACCTTGTGTTTGTGATTGACGAGAAGCCTCATGATGTGTTTAAGAGAGACGGGAATGACCTTATTGTGAACAAAAGGGTATCATTGGCTGAGGCCATTGGAGGAACCACAATAAACCTCAACACGCTTGATGGACGAAGTTTAAATGTTCAAGTCACTGACATTGTGAGTCCTGGTTACGAGATGAATGTTGCAAAAGAAGGGATGCCAATAACAAAGGAGCCTGGTCATAGGGGTGATCTCAAGATCAAATTTGATGTCAGTTTTCCTACAAAGTTGACCCCAGAGCAACGAGCAGGACTCAAGAGAGCACTCACAAGTTGA
- the LOC106761243 gene encoding protein starmaker isoform X1 — MPGKPNSDPRTLSCVPVSETEEKLDSLNHEELDGKNHEELDSKNHKERSGNHEKGSMNHEEEGSKNHEEKDFKTREEDSKNHVGEDSKTREEGSKNPXEEDSKDHEEEGSKKEVEESSKNYEEEGSNNNKEENPKTREEDSKNHEEKDSKNLEEKDSKNHEEEDSKDHEXIDSKKHXKSYSKKHEKKDIKKKLKVPMVPMVESIIQARVRKLTESLRQEELDRQAWVSAHMAEWLEAEANMDIQYLKKSFPDISQQSLRDVYLVNCGDLEDTMDMLSLLEVLFYIYIIILFRLRHLKVLWLYAFFFLCVVYIICCMNHWLRYDAE, encoded by the exons ATGCCAGGAAAGCCTAATTCGGATCCGCGTACACTCTCATGTGTTCCAGTCTCCGAGACTGAAGAAAAACTGGATTCTCTGAATCACGAAGAATTGGATGGTAAGAATCACGAAGAACTAGATTCCAAGAATCACAAAGAACGTTCCGGTAATCACGAAAAAGGTTCCATGAATCACGAAGAAGAAGGTTCCAAGAATCACGAGGAGAAAGATTTCAAGACTCGCGAAGAAGATTCCAAGAACCACGTTGGGGAAGATTCCAAGACTCGCGAAGAAGGTTCCAAGAATCCCNTAGAAGAAGATTCCAAGGATCACGAAGAAGAAGGTTCTAAGAAAGAAGTAGAAGAAAGTTCAAAGAATTATGAAGAAGAAGGTTCCAACAATAACAAGGAGGAAAATCCCAAGACTCGCGAAGAAGATTCCAAGAACCATGAAGAGAAAGATTCCAAGAACCTCGAAGAGAAAGACTCCAAGAACCACGAAGAAGAGGATTCCAAGGATCACGAANAAATTGATTCCAAGAAACACANAAAGAGTTATTCCAAGAAGCACGAAAAAAAAGATATCAAGAAAAAGCTAAAAGTTCCGATGGTTCCGATGGTTGAGAGCATTATTCAAGCTCGTGTCAGAAAACTTACCGAGTCTTTGCGTCAAGAGGAGCTCGACCGACAAGCTTGGGTTTCTGCACATATGGCAGAGTGGCTTGAGGCAGAAGCTAACATGGATATTCAATATCTAAAGAAGTCATTTCCTGATATTTCTCAACAATCCCTTAGAGATGTATACCTTGTCAACTGTGGTGATCTGGAAGATACCATGGACATGCTCAGCCTGCTTGaggtattattttatatatatat cattattttgttcAGACTTCGTCATCTCAAAGTTTTGTGGCTTTAtgcattcttttttctttgtgttgtgtatATTATATGTTGCATGAATCATTGGTTACGGTATGATGCTGAGTGA